TCCTGTTGCGGGCAGTATTCAGGGCGTCGTCATAGCTGATGGCTTTGCTGGGCATCGCGGGTCCTTTCCGGTCTCTCACCCGCAGGTGATACAGGGGCCGGTGCCGATTGTCTATTGGCCGCTGCGGTTCTCGCCGCCGTTCAGGACGGCTGTATCCGCCCTGACAAGTTCCTTCAGGAAGCCGGCAAGGGCCGTCAGGCGCGGGTGATCGGCAATCTCGGGATGGACCACGAAATAGAGGCTGCGGGTGATGGACACGTCTTCCTTCAGGACCGGTGTCAGGCCCTTGATGCGGTCCGCGAGGAAGCAGGGCAGGAGGGCGATTCCCATGCCGCTTTCGGCGGCCATCGCCTGACCGGTCACACTTGTCGAACGGAAGACCACACGCGGGTTGCTGACCGAGCGGTCCAGAAGCTTCAGTTCACCAACCGAGAGAAGATCGTCCACATACCAGATGAAATGGTGAGGGGCGAGGTCGGCAAGCCGCACGATCGGCGGGTGGCTGTTCAGGTAACTGGGGGCAGCGTAGAAGCGCAGGCGGTATTGGCCAAGCTCGGTTGCGTTCAGGCGGCCGATGGTCGGCTCCGACAGCGCCACGGCAGCGTCCGCCTCCCGCCGGGTGAGCGACAGATGCCGGGTCTCTGCCACCAGTTCCAGTTCTATCCCCGGATAGCGCTGGTGAAAGGGCATAAGGCGGCGGGCCAGATACTGGCTGCCAAAGGCCTCAGGCGTGGAAAGCCGGATGGTGCCTGTGGGGGTCGAGCGGCTGGCGTCCAGCGTGTTGACGAGGGCATGGCCCGCGTTTTCCATCGCTTCCGCATGATAGAGAAGCCGGCGGCCTTCTTCGGTCAGGATGAAGGTGCGGTTGCGCCGGTCAAACAGCGCGACGCCAAGGTCGGCTTCCAGGGCCTGCAGGCGCCGCCCCACTGTGGTGTGATCGACGCCAAGCCGTTCGGCAGCCGCCACCATCTTGCCGCGCCGGGCAACTTCCAGAAAGTAGCGAAGGTCATTCCAGTCGAACATGGCACCCCTTGTGTGCAAAAATGCAGATTAAATACTGCATAACTTCGTGATGACCTGCAAGCCTGCATGCGATACGGTCCCTGTCATTCCGGGGTGTGGCGCGTGGGGCGCCAGCCTTGATGCGACAGATGACAGGAGGGTTTCCCCATGTATGACATTCATCATTATGCCGATGGCAAAATCGTCGAAGGTACGTCCGGCCGGTTCGGCAATATCTTCAACCCGTCGACGGGTGAAGTGCAGGGCCGCGTGGCGCTGGCCTCGAAAGCCGAGGTTGAAGGCGTGATCGCGGTTGCCGAAAAGGCGGCTGAAGCATGGGGCCGTGAATCGGTCGTCAAGCGCGCCCGCGTGCTGCAGAACCTCGTTCATATCCTGTACCGCGAGAAGGACGCCCTCGCCGAGGCACTGTCGCGTGAGCATGGCAAG
The Gimibacter soli DNA segment above includes these coding regions:
- a CDS encoding LysR family transcriptional regulator, whose product is MFDWNDLRYFLEVARRGKMVAAAERLGVDHTTVGRRLQALEADLGVALFDRRNRTFILTEEGRRLLYHAEAMENAGHALVNTLDASRSTPTGTIRLSTPEAFGSQYLARRLMPFHQRYPGIELELVAETRHLSLTRREADAAVALSEPTIGRLNATELGQYRLRFYAAPSYLNSHPPIVRLADLAPHHFIWYVDDLLSVGELKLLDRSVSNPRVVFRSTSVTGQAMAAESGMGIALLPCFLADRIKGLTPVLKEDVSITRSLYFVVHPEIADHPRLTALAGFLKELVRADTAVLNGGENRSGQ